A portion of the Longimicrobium sp. genome contains these proteins:
- a CDS encoding type II secretion system protein, with product MCFAKRARRTAGFTLVEVMVALLIALILSGVVFQLIRGQSRFVTVQSAREEVQQNTRGALELMASELRSIEPGGLVETDSNSVTFLLPRAWGLYCGGSATQMSAVFPDFPAEMRALNSASGVIADTAAAAPRKWGPSPVNAARATVTAINTFDLTAAGNACEGLRPTTIPSPSSQGLRLDGTGLPTPPRGNLVYLYQYVRYDVAQNDDGEWWIRRSNGMSGGSTVQQPLAGPLPSGGGLRLRYWDGAAGGQLGPRLTTLADLGRVGRVSIAVRTRSRSRSGSAVQQQADSLTVLLWNRP from the coding sequence ATGTGCTTCGCTAAGCGCGCCCGCCGGACGGCGGGCTTCACCCTGGTGGAGGTGATGGTGGCCCTCCTGATCGCGCTGATCCTCTCCGGCGTGGTCTTCCAGCTCATCCGCGGGCAGAGCCGCTTCGTGACCGTGCAGAGCGCGCGCGAGGAGGTGCAGCAGAACACCCGCGGCGCGCTGGAGCTGATGGCCAGCGAGCTGCGCTCCATCGAGCCCGGCGGGCTGGTGGAGACCGACAGCAACTCGGTCACCTTCCTGCTCCCGCGTGCCTGGGGGCTCTACTGCGGGGGCAGCGCCACCCAGATGAGCGCCGTCTTCCCCGACTTCCCCGCCGAGATGCGCGCGCTCAACAGCGCCTCGGGGGTGATCGCCGACACCGCCGCCGCGGCCCCGCGCAAGTGGGGGCCGAGCCCCGTGAACGCCGCGCGCGCCACCGTCACCGCCATCAACACCTTCGACCTGACCGCGGCCGGCAACGCGTGCGAGGGGCTGCGCCCCACCACCATCCCCTCGCCCAGCTCGCAGGGGCTGCGCCTGGACGGGACCGGCCTCCCCACGCCGCCGCGGGGCAACCTGGTCTACCTGTACCAGTACGTCCGCTACGACGTGGCCCAGAACGACGACGGCGAGTGGTGGATCCGCCGCAGCAACGGCATGTCGGGCGGCAGCACCGTGCAGCAGCCGCTCGCCGGCCCGCTCCCCTCGGGCGGGGGCCTGCGCCTGCGCTACTGGGACGGCGCCGCCGGCGGCCAGCTGGGCCCGCGCCTCACCACGCTGGCCGACCTGGGCCGCGTGGGGCGCGTGAGCATCGCCGTGCGCACCCGCAGCCGCTCCCGGAGCGGCAGCGCCGTGCAGCAACAGGCCGACTCCCTGACCGTCCTGCTCTGGAACCGCCCATGA
- a CDS encoding GspH/FimT family pseudopilin gives MSNNASVLRGRRGFTVAEMMIVVVIMGIATAIAAPRVQGMIRASSLTGAMNQVAADLQLARVRAIRAGRPVVLTVADGGTTYTVVEEGLATPVKRVRFTRDYPGVVLSPAPTSVAFDTRGMLGSSSERTITGTYRGARTSTLKVSGIGRVYREY, from the coding sequence ATGTCGAACAACGCATCCGTCCTGCGGGGGCGACGTGGCTTCACGGTCGCCGAGATGATGATCGTGGTGGTGATCATGGGCATCGCCACGGCCATCGCCGCCCCCCGAGTGCAGGGAATGATCCGCGCCTCCTCGCTCACCGGCGCCATGAACCAGGTCGCCGCCGACCTGCAGCTCGCCCGCGTGCGGGCCATCCGCGCCGGCCGCCCGGTGGTGCTCACGGTGGCCGACGGCGGCACCACCTACACCGTGGTCGAGGAAGGCCTGGCCACCCCGGTCAAGCGCGTGCGCTTCACCCGCGACTACCCCGGCGTCGTGCTGAGCCCCGCCCCCACCTCGGTGGCCTTCGACACCCGCGGGATGCTGGGCTCCAGCAGCGAGCGCACGATCACCGGCACCTACCGCGGTGCCCGCACTTCCACGCTCAAGGTTTCCGGGATCGGGAGGGTCTACCGTGAGTACTGA
- a CDS encoding prepilin-type N-terminal cleavage/methylation domain-containing protein, producing the protein MSTERTARADAGFTLIEVLIALVILAVGLLALEAMGIGAARMVARAQNQSEYAAAASDTLEKTLNRIRAGSGAVGTSSYTLSDGAGVALNVARTDLDNASTALDLWSVTVTVTPPSGGALRPSDGVTLRSNVLR; encoded by the coding sequence GTGAGTACTGAGCGCACCGCGCGGGCCGACGCGGGCTTCACCCTGATCGAGGTGCTCATCGCCCTGGTGATCCTGGCGGTGGGGCTGCTGGCCCTGGAGGCCATGGGGATCGGCGCCGCGCGCATGGTGGCCCGCGCCCAGAACCAGAGCGAGTACGCCGCCGCGGCCTCGGACACCCTGGAGAAGACGCTCAACCGCATCCGGGCCGGCAGCGGCGCGGTGGGGACCAGCAGCTACACCCTGTCCGACGGCGCCGGCGTGGCCCTCAACGTGGCCCGCACCGACCTCGACAACGCCAGCACGGCGCTCGACCTGTGGAGCGTCACCGTCACCGTCACCCCGCCCTCGGGCGGCGCCCTCCGCCCCTCCGACGGCGTCACGCTGCGCTCCAATGTGCTTCGCTAA
- a CDS encoding GspH/FimT family pseudopilin translates to MGDRRGFSLVELLLVLLVLAIAAGLAAPSLRGFVRRERVRGALNRVAADLHYTRMLAVRSGHGAVLRFTPDPRCAARFSGHGWTVAVHGPAGGVVKTVRADAADAHPLCLEMNSSDTVAFNSRGLLSPFANRTLHAVQGEVRDSLTVSVVGRIYRRF, encoded by the coding sequence ATGGGAGACCGACGCGGGTTCTCGCTGGTCGAGCTGCTGCTGGTGCTGCTGGTGCTGGCCATCGCCGCCGGGCTCGCCGCGCCCTCGCTGCGCGGCTTCGTGCGGCGCGAGCGGGTGCGCGGCGCCCTCAACCGCGTGGCCGCCGACCTCCACTACACGCGCATGCTGGCCGTGCGCTCCGGCCACGGCGCCGTGCTGCGCTTCACCCCCGACCCGCGCTGCGCCGCCCGCTTCAGCGGCCACGGCTGGACCGTCGCCGTGCACGGCCCCGCGGGCGGCGTGGTGAAGACCGTGCGCGCCGACGCCGCCGACGCCCACCCCCTCTGCCTGGAGATGAACTCCTCCGACACCGTGGCATTCAACTCCCGCGGCCTCCTCTCCCCCTTCGCCAACCGCACCCTGCACGCCGTCCAGGGCGAGGTGCGCGACTCGCTCACCGTCTCCGTGGTGGGGCGCATCTACCGCCGCTTCTGA